A stretch of Flexivirga aerilata DNA encodes these proteins:
- a CDS encoding adenylosuccinate synthase: protein MPAIVLVGAQWGDEGKGKATDLLGDRIDYVVKFNGGNNAGHTVVIEQPDGSREKYALHLLPSGILSPGVTPVIGNGVVVDLGVLFEEIDGLEERGIDTSALRVSANAHVIPSYNRVLDKTVERFLGSRKIGTTGRGIGPTYADKMNRAGIRVQDIFDESILRQKVAAALDVKNQILVKLYNRREMPVEEVTEELLQYADRLRPMVADTSLEISDALDEGKVVLCEAGQATLLDVDHGTYPYVTSSNAISAGACTGAGIPPTRIDRVIGIFKAYTTRVGEGPFPTELLDDAGEFLRKTGAEYGVTTGRPRRCGWVDTVIGRYAFRINGITDFVLTKLDVLSGLETVPVCVAYDVDGVRHDEMPVNQTDFHHAKPIYEELPGWFEDISHCRTYEELPENARRYVEFVEERIGARISVIGVGPGRSEVIVRHDLLGD, encoded by the coding sequence ATGCCAGCGATCGTGCTCGTCGGTGCCCAATGGGGCGACGAAGGCAAGGGCAAGGCGACCGACCTGCTCGGCGACCGCATCGACTACGTCGTGAAGTTCAACGGCGGCAACAACGCCGGCCACACGGTCGTGATCGAGCAGCCCGACGGCAGCCGCGAGAAGTACGCGCTGCACCTGCTGCCGAGTGGCATCCTCTCCCCGGGCGTCACCCCGGTGATCGGCAACGGCGTCGTGGTCGACCTGGGGGTGCTCTTCGAGGAGATCGACGGCCTGGAGGAGCGCGGGATCGACACCTCGGCGCTCCGCGTGAGCGCCAACGCGCACGTGATCCCGTCATACAACCGGGTGCTGGACAAGACCGTCGAGCGCTTCCTCGGGTCGCGCAAGATCGGCACCACCGGCCGCGGCATCGGACCGACCTACGCCGACAAGATGAACCGCGCCGGCATCCGCGTGCAGGACATCTTCGACGAGTCGATCCTGCGGCAGAAGGTCGCCGCCGCGCTCGACGTGAAGAACCAGATCCTGGTCAAGCTCTACAACCGGCGCGAGATGCCGGTCGAGGAGGTGACCGAGGAGCTGCTGCAGTATGCCGACCGGCTGCGCCCGATGGTCGCCGACACCTCGCTGGAGATCTCGGACGCGCTCGACGAGGGCAAGGTCGTGCTGTGCGAGGCCGGCCAGGCGACGCTGCTCGACGTCGACCACGGCACCTACCCCTACGTGACGTCGTCCAACGCGATCTCCGCCGGCGCGTGCACCGGCGCGGGCATCCCACCCACCCGCATCGACCGGGTCATCGGCATCTTCAAGGCCTACACGACGCGCGTCGGCGAAGGTCCCTTCCCGACCGAATTGCTCGACGACGCAGGCGAATTCCTGCGCAAGACCGGCGCCGAGTATGGCGTGACGACCGGCCGCCCGCGGCGCTGCGGATGGGTCGACACGGTCATCGGCCGCTACGCGTTCCGGATCAACGGCATCACCGACTTCGTGCTCACCAAGCTCGACGTGCTCTCCGGGCTGGAGACGGTCCCGGTCTGCGTCGCGTATGACGTGGACGGCGTGCGCCACGACGAGATGCCGGTCAACCAGACCGACTTCCACCACGCGAAGCCGATCTATGAGGAGCTGCCCGGCTGGTTCGAGGACATCTCGCACTGCCGCACCTACGAGGAGCTGCCCGAAAACGCCCGCCGTTACGTCGAGTTCGTCGAGGAACGCATCGGTGCGCGCATCTCGGTGATCGGTGTCGGCCCGGGCCGCAGTGAGGTCATCGTGCGCCACGACCTGCTGGGTGACTGA
- a CDS encoding glycoside hydrolase family 32 protein, producing the protein MNPALPQLHIRPAHGWLNDPNGIVRHRDVWHVFYQANPHAPVHGDIQWGHASSADLVHWQLEPIAFGPEPDGPDAAGCWSGVHLPWLDRPAVAYSGVVDDTYASTVCVREALDDDLLLWSAPRVVARTPPEVSVMRDPFCFTWGGRRWALLGARVDDAVPAVLLFSVDDPESWHYEGVWLRGDDLPDGIESEADIWECPQLVVGDAGECALIVSLQRDGVLGRVQALRGRLVADGDLPRFAPRSVQLLDTDNWFYAPQVASDGATPLLFGWIRDVDKPADAGAVSGCLTLPRRLELTPEGLRQRVATEFARLADDRQTHRTLAPDTPLSLPPRGRVRWSAAADLTLRAGDVTYRLLGGPGVDLWTDGEVVEILPPSGPTTTLRASGSEHWLLETAQPVTAWVAELPPTLAIRAETGAHATSA; encoded by the coding sequence GTGAATCCCGCGCTGCCGCAACTGCACATCCGGCCGGCCCACGGCTGGCTCAACGACCCGAACGGCATCGTCCGGCACCGCGACGTCTGGCACGTCTTCTACCAGGCGAACCCGCACGCACCGGTGCACGGCGACATCCAGTGGGGCCACGCGAGCAGTGCCGACCTGGTGCACTGGCAACTCGAACCGATCGCGTTCGGGCCCGAGCCCGACGGCCCGGACGCAGCCGGATGCTGGAGCGGGGTCCACCTCCCCTGGCTCGATCGGCCGGCGGTCGCCTACAGCGGGGTGGTCGACGACACCTACGCCAGCACGGTCTGCGTGCGGGAGGCGCTCGACGACGACCTGCTGCTCTGGTCGGCCCCCCGGGTGGTCGCCCGGACCCCGCCGGAGGTCAGTGTCATGCGTGACCCCTTCTGCTTCACCTGGGGCGGCCGCCGCTGGGCGCTGCTCGGCGCGCGCGTGGACGACGCCGTGCCGGCCGTCCTGCTGTTCTCGGTGGACGACCCGGAAAGTTGGCACTACGAGGGTGTGTGGCTGCGTGGCGACGACCTGCCCGACGGCATCGAGTCGGAGGCGGACATCTGGGAGTGCCCGCAGCTGGTCGTCGGCGACGCCGGCGAGTGCGCGCTGATCGTGTCGCTGCAGCGCGACGGTGTGCTCGGCCGGGTGCAGGCACTCCGCGGCCGCCTGGTGGCCGATGGCGACCTGCCCCGCTTCGCGCCACGGTCGGTGCAGCTGCTCGACACCGACAACTGGTTCTACGCGCCTCAGGTCGCGTCGGACGGCGCAACACCGTTGCTGTTCGGCTGGATTCGCGATGTCGACAAGCCGGCGGACGCGGGTGCGGTGTCCGGCTGCCTGACCCTGCCCCGGCGGCTGGAGCTGACGCCCGAGGGTCTGCGGCAACGGGTCGCCACCGAGTTCGCCCGGCTCGCCGACGACCGGCAGACTCACCGCACGCTCGCGCCGGACACGCCGCTGTCGCTCCCCCCACGGGGCCGGGTCCGCTGGTCCGCCGCCGCGGACCTGACGCTGCGAGCCGGTGACGTCACCTACCGGCTGCTCGGCGGTCCCGGTGTCGACCTCTGGACCGACGGCGAGGTGGTGGAGATCCTGCCGCCGAGCGGTCCCACGACGACACTGCGCGCAAGCGGCAGCGAGCACTGGCTGCTCGAGACAGCGCAGCCGGTCACCGCGTGGGTGGCGGAGCTGCCACCGACTCTCGCCATACGAGCGGAGACGGGAGCTCACGCAACGTCGGCGTGA
- a CDS encoding NAD(P)/FAD-dependent oxidoreductase yields MARSHTVFERQAPHPAAVTSSLATARDSCFWNDDAPLGDPRPALRSDRHTELAVVGGGFTGLWTAVRAKQRDPHRTVTLIEGGRLGWSASSRNGGFCAASLTHGEENGRSRWPEELARLDRLGRDNLAGIAATFADHGLDTEFEQTGSLSVAVEPHQVEWLRAAAAADEGTFLDEAAVRAEVASPTYLAGLTADGDALLHPAKAVRALAGLAESLGVEIVERTPVRSVETGRTGPVRLQTSGGTLTADRVALATNVFPALLRRYRRHTVPVYDYVVVTEPLTAQQRDAIGWHSRRGIDDLANQFHYYRLTGDGRILFGGYDAVHHRGGRVAPSYEHRPETYRRLTAHLLTTFPQLEGIRIAHRWAGPIDTCTRFCAFFGLARAGRVAHAAGFTGLGVGASRFAGDVMLDLLDGLDTERTRLRMVREAPLPFPPEPLASIGIELTRRSLDRADHAEGRRDLWLRTLDRAGLGFDS; encoded by the coding sequence ATGGCGCGCTCTCACACGGTCTTCGAGCGGCAGGCACCCCACCCCGCGGCCGTCACCTCGTCGCTCGCGACCGCGCGCGACTCCTGCTTCTGGAACGACGACGCGCCGCTCGGCGACCCGCGACCCGCCCTCCGCTCCGACCGACACACCGAACTCGCAGTGGTGGGAGGCGGATTCACCGGGTTGTGGACCGCCGTGCGGGCCAAGCAACGCGATCCGCACCGCACAGTCACGCTCATCGAGGGCGGGCGCCTTGGGTGGTCCGCATCGAGCCGCAACGGCGGCTTCTGCGCGGCGTCACTCACCCACGGCGAGGAGAACGGCCGGTCCCGCTGGCCCGAGGAGCTGGCACGGCTCGACCGGCTCGGCCGGGACAACCTCGCCGGCATCGCGGCGACCTTCGCCGACCACGGCCTCGACACCGAGTTCGAGCAGACCGGCTCACTGTCGGTCGCGGTCGAGCCGCACCAGGTCGAGTGGCTGCGAGCCGCCGCGGCAGCCGATGAGGGGACCTTCCTCGACGAGGCCGCCGTGCGCGCCGAGGTCGCCAGCCCGACCTATCTGGCGGGGCTGACAGCCGACGGCGACGCGCTGCTGCACCCGGCGAAAGCCGTGCGCGCGCTCGCCGGTCTCGCCGAGTCGCTCGGGGTCGAGATCGTGGAGCGCACACCGGTGCGGTCCGTCGAGACCGGTCGCACCGGCCCGGTCCGGCTGCAGACCTCCGGCGGCACGCTGACCGCGGACCGAGTCGCGTTGGCCACCAACGTGTTTCCCGCACTCTTGCGTCGCTATCGGCGGCACACCGTGCCGGTCTACGACTACGTCGTGGTCACCGAGCCGCTGACGGCGCAGCAGCGGGACGCGATCGGCTGGCACAGCCGTCGCGGGATCGACGACCTGGCCAACCAGTTCCACTACTACCGGCTGACCGGCGACGGGCGCATCCTCTTCGGCGGGTATGACGCGGTGCACCACCGCGGCGGGCGGGTCGCACCGTCATACGAGCATCGGCCGGAGACCTATCGGCGGCTCACCGCGCACCTGCTGACGACGTTCCCGCAGCTGGAGGGCATTCGCATCGCGCACCGGTGGGCCGGCCCGATCGACACCTGCACCAGATTTTGCGCGTTCTTCGGCCTGGCCCGGGCGGGCCGGGTCGCGCACGCGGCTGGCTTCACCGGGCTCGGCGTCGGCGCCAGCAGGTTCGCCGGCGACGTGATGCTGGATCTGCTGGACGGTCTCGACACCGAACGCACCCGGCTGCGGATGGTCCGGGAGGCGCCACTGCCGTTCCCGCCCGAGCCGTTGGCCAGCATCGGGATCGAGCTGACGCGGCGTTCGCTCGACCGGGCCGACCACGCGGAGGGCAGGCGCGACCTCTGGTTGCGCACCCTCGACCGGGCGGGTCTCGGATTCGACTCGTAA
- a CDS encoding carbohydrate ABC transporter permease produces MTTSAPSRTQPSTTSKVGEKRVTATLSTQRRKERLLATVFLAPTVIGIFVFTVVPIVGSFLLAFFRWDIISSPRFVGLDNFTSLGTDRTLRVAFANTIAFVVVAVLLQLAVALALAVLVQGHLPTWLRSILRSVFFFPLILSAASVSIIMSYLFNQDFGLVNQVLTGVGLPDVPWLTSGPGAQLLVVLVYVWQNFGFSFLLFVGGLASIPRDVYEAAAIDGASGWRQFRQITFPLLSPTTLVASVMAVISALQIFDQPYVLTRGGPGDSTRTVVMVIYENAFQQLQFGRASAIGIVLTVFIMLATALQFRLSRRFIHYS; encoded by the coding sequence ATGACGACCTCAGCACCTTCCCGCACCCAGCCGTCGACGACGTCGAAGGTCGGTGAAAAACGCGTGACCGCAACGCTTTCCACGCAGCGACGCAAGGAGCGACTGCTGGCCACGGTGTTCCTGGCGCCGACCGTGATCGGCATCTTCGTCTTCACCGTGGTGCCGATCGTCGGCTCGTTCCTGCTCGCGTTCTTCCGCTGGGACATCATCTCCAGCCCCCGCTTCGTCGGCCTGGACAACTTCACCTCGCTCGGCACCGACCGCACCCTGCGCGTCGCCTTCGCCAACACGATCGCGTTCGTGGTGGTCGCCGTGCTCCTGCAACTGGCGGTCGCGCTCGCGCTCGCGGTGCTCGTGCAGGGGCACCTGCCGACCTGGCTGCGCAGCATCCTGCGCTCGGTGTTCTTCTTCCCGCTGATCCTGTCCGCCGCGTCGGTCTCGATCATCATGAGCTACCTGTTCAACCAGGACTTCGGTCTGGTCAACCAGGTCCTCACCGGCGTCGGGCTGCCCGACGTGCCGTGGCTGACTTCCGGCCCGGGCGCCCAGTTGCTGGTCGTGCTGGTCTATGTCTGGCAGAACTTCGGCTTCTCGTTCCTGCTCTTCGTCGGCGGCCTGGCCTCGATCCCGCGTGACGTCTACGAGGCCGCCGCCATCGACGGGGCATCCGGCTGGCGGCAGTTCCGGCAGATCACCTTCCCGCTGCTGTCCCCCACGACCTTGGTCGCCTCGGTCATGGCGGTGATCTCGGCGTTGCAGATCTTCGACCAGCCCTACGTGCTGACCCGAGGCGGCCCCGGCGACTCGACCCGCACCGTGGTGATGGTGATCTACGAAAACGCCTTCCAGCAGCTGCAATTCGGCCGCGCCTCGGCCATCGGGATCGTGCTCACGGTCTTCATCATGCTCGCCACCGCGCTGCAGTTCCGCCTGTCGCGCCGCTTCATCCACTACTCCTGA
- a CDS encoding extracellular solute-binding protein has product MSEFTRRSALGIAGVGTIAALTAGFPRLTGRDIPGRGSDDLTVAILGTAQDAAARQGLLQAFHAEHPDIPVRFQAIQGADWSDFFAKVLTLVAAGTPPDVVMVATEGAQLFADRLAEPLDSYVLRDADVMQDYFSDVHPALVEAFMYRGHLYQVPGDFNAADMYLNLAALRRAGLERPADDWTKDDFHTMLRAIKRTSPAGTVPFYWTNRLWGGVVPWLYANDTSILKQTQATGGEWLWKRFYSGDPAAAGRAGGPLWLEPNALDPRVEETFDFLRRIVAEGLGSSPAQGGGDTLVPQFASGRVGMTPAGGYWVQGLHEAGMPGSAYDVQFFPRWRSQRAQFGAAGYAIMRTSHRKDEAWEWIKFCTTRRGMQLSIPDPNTTPTRRSLVDAALYRGKGPAHWRVFYDTLDKFPGTGPIPAPPQQAAVETALIKNVVGAVTGSAAGTRGAMHRLQDDLSTALGSDR; this is encoded by the coding sequence ATGAGTGAATTCACCCGCCGCAGCGCCCTCGGCATCGCCGGAGTCGGCACGATCGCCGCCCTCACCGCCGGCTTCCCGCGGCTGACCGGCCGCGACATCCCGGGGCGCGGCTCGGACGACCTGACGGTCGCGATCCTCGGCACGGCGCAGGACGCCGCGGCCCGGCAGGGCCTGTTGCAGGCCTTCCACGCCGAGCACCCCGACATCCCGGTCCGCTTCCAGGCGATCCAGGGCGCCGACTGGAGCGACTTCTTCGCCAAGGTGCTGACGCTGGTCGCCGCCGGCACCCCGCCCGACGTGGTGATGGTGGCGACCGAGGGCGCGCAGTTGTTCGCCGACCGGCTCGCCGAACCGCTCGACAGCTACGTCCTGCGCGACGCCGACGTCATGCAGGACTACTTCTCCGACGTGCACCCGGCCCTGGTCGAGGCCTTCATGTATCGCGGCCACCTCTACCAGGTGCCGGGCGATTTCAACGCGGCCGACATGTACCTCAACCTGGCCGCGCTGCGCCGGGCCGGGCTGGAGCGGCCCGCCGACGACTGGACCAAGGATGACTTCCACACGATGCTGCGCGCGATCAAGCGCACCTCGCCGGCGGGCACCGTGCCGTTCTACTGGACCAACCGGCTGTGGGGTGGCGTCGTGCCCTGGCTCTACGCCAACGACACCTCGATCCTCAAGCAGACGCAGGCCACCGGCGGCGAATGGCTCTGGAAACGCTTCTATTCCGGTGACCCAGCCGCTGCCGGGCGAGCCGGCGGGCCGCTCTGGCTGGAGCCGAACGCGCTCGACCCACGCGTGGAGGAGACCTTCGACTTCTTGCGTCGGATCGTCGCCGAGGGGCTCGGCAGCAGTCCGGCCCAGGGCGGCGGCGACACCCTGGTGCCGCAGTTCGCGAGCGGCCGGGTCGGCATGACCCCCGCCGGCGGCTACTGGGTGCAGGGCCTGCACGAGGCGGGTATGCCGGGGAGCGCCTACGACGTGCAGTTCTTCCCGCGGTGGCGCAGCCAGCGCGCACAGTTCGGTGCGGCCGGCTACGCGATCATGCGCACCTCGCACCGCAAGGACGAGGCGTGGGAGTGGATCAAGTTCTGCACCACCCGGCGCGGCATGCAGCTGTCGATCCCGGATCCGAACACCACCCCGACCCGCCGCTCCCTGGTCGATGCGGCGCTCTACCGGGGCAAGGGCCCGGCGCACTGGCGGGTCTTCTACGACACGCTCGACAAGTTCCCGGGCACCGGCCCGATCCCGGCGCCACCGCAGCAGGCGGCCGTCGAGACGGCCCTGATCAAGAACGTCGTCGGAGCCGTCACCGGCTCCGCCGCCGGCACCCGCGGTGCGATGCACCGCCTCCAGGACGACCTCAGCACGGCCCTCGGGAGCGACCGATGA
- a CDS encoding TerD family protein has translation MTQLSKGANTALPTARVRVTLHWTPRPGVPDVDASALLLRAGGRVGSDDDFVFYNQPQHASGAVRHTGKTPGADSLEVDVTALPGDVERVVLAASADGGTFGQVPGLTLVATDADSGAQIATFPMEAAAETAFVSGELYQRNGQWKLRAVGQGYSSGLAGLATDFGISVEGDDGAAPQAPEPAPAAPPAPAPQTPPAAQTPPAAPPAPDFGAPQFEASAAPQFGSPPQGMPQQAPQAAPAPPPQPATPPIQQPPAPQQHQAPPQQSAGVVNLDKGRVDLTKGARVDLVKSAAPPLSNVVMGLGWDPAPGRKSIDLDASVIAYDQGGKKLEIVWFMHKKEFGGAILHTGDNLTGAGDGDDEQIKVDLLNLPPQVTSLLFTINSFSGQKFTDIQRAFCRLVDGNTGEELVRFDLSASQPATGVLMALLRRTGPQTWQMRAIGDFHDGRTVKKLVGPGQAHAVAP, from the coding sequence ATGACGCAGCTCAGCAAGGGTGCGAACACCGCCCTGCCCACAGCACGCGTGCGGGTCACCCTGCACTGGACGCCCAGGCCGGGGGTGCCGGACGTGGACGCGTCGGCGCTGCTCCTGCGCGCCGGTGGCCGGGTCGGCTCCGACGACGACTTCGTCTTCTACAACCAGCCGCAGCACGCGAGCGGTGCGGTGCGGCATACGGGCAAGACACCGGGCGCCGACTCGTTGGAGGTCGACGTGACCGCGCTGCCGGGTGACGTCGAGCGCGTCGTGCTCGCCGCCTCCGCCGACGGTGGCACGTTCGGCCAGGTGCCGGGGCTGACCCTGGTCGCCACCGACGCGGACAGTGGCGCGCAGATCGCGACCTTCCCGATGGAGGCGGCCGCCGAGACCGCCTTTGTCAGCGGCGAGCTCTACCAGCGCAACGGGCAGTGGAAGTTGCGCGCCGTCGGCCAGGGCTACAGCTCCGGGCTTGCCGGATTGGCAACGGATTTCGGCATTTCGGTCGAAGGCGACGACGGTGCGGCTCCGCAGGCGCCCGAGCCCGCGCCGGCCGCGCCCCCTGCGCCCGCTCCACAGACGCCGCCCGCTGCACAGACGCCGCCGGCCGCGCCCCCTGCGCCCGACTTCGGCGCGCCGCAGTTCGAGGCGTCCGCGGCCCCGCAGTTCGGCAGCCCGCCGCAGGGTATGCCGCAGCAGGCGCCCCAGGCAGCTCCTGCTCCGCCGCCCCAGCCGGCCACGCCACCGATCCAGCAACCGCCGGCACCCCAGCAGCACCAGGCCCCGCCCCAGCAGTCCGCCGGCGTGGTCAACCTCGACAAGGGCCGGGTCGATCTCACCAAGGGCGCCCGCGTGGACCTGGTGAAGTCGGCTGCGCCGCCGCTCTCCAACGTCGTGATGGGGCTCGGCTGGGACCCGGCGCCCGGCCGCAAGAGCATCGACCTCGACGCGTCGGTGATCGCCTACGACCAGGGCGGCAAGAAGCTCGAGATCGTCTGGTTCATGCACAAGAAGGAGTTCGGTGGCGCGATCCTGCACACCGGCGACAACCTGACCGGTGCCGGCGACGGCGACGACGAGCAGATCAAGGTCGACCTGCTGAACCTCCCGCCACAGGTGACGTCGCTGCTGTTCACGATCAACTCCTTCAGCGGGCAGAAGTTCACCGACATCCAGCGCGCGTTCTGCCGGCTGGTCGACGGCAACACCGGTGAGGAGCTCGTGCGTTTCGATCTGTCCGCATCACAGCCGGCGACCGGTGTGCTGATGGCGCTGCTGCGGCGCACCGGCCCGCAGACCTGGCAGATGCGGGCGATCGGCGACTTCCACGACGGCCGCACCGTCAAGAAGCTCGTCGGCCCCGGGCAGGCGCACGCGGTCGCGCCGTAA
- a CDS encoding carbohydrate ABC transporter permease, whose product MATITQHPAPRSVWRSRLLSGAPRVAFLAVAVALTLGPVVWTVLTALRPPSEALGSSPLSLDNLGFDSFRAVFDQVDLWLLILNSVLVTGLCAVGQMFTACLGGYIFARVPFRGRGVLFSMIMATMMVPMQVTIVPVFMLIRGMHLSDTLLALILPAIPTAFGTFLMRQYFMTLPPDLAEAAAIDGASPWRTFRSVYAPLATPGLAIVGILAFNYHWNEFFRPLIMTISEKNFTLPLGLVSLQGNKGTGSVAVVLAGVVISMIPALLVFVFGQRPLREGLTTGSFR is encoded by the coding sequence ATGGCAACGATCACCCAGCACCCCGCGCCTCGTTCCGTATGGCGCAGCCGGCTCCTCTCCGGCGCGCCCCGCGTGGCCTTCCTGGCCGTCGCCGTGGCGCTCACCCTCGGCCCCGTCGTCTGGACCGTCCTCACCGCGCTACGACCGCCGAGTGAGGCGCTCGGCTCCTCACCGCTCAGCCTCGACAATCTCGGATTTGATTCGTTCCGAGCCGTTTTCGACCAGGTGGACCTCTGGCTGCTGATCCTCAACAGCGTGCTCGTCACCGGGCTGTGCGCGGTCGGGCAGATGTTCACCGCCTGCCTCGGCGGCTACATCTTCGCCCGGGTGCCGTTCCGCGGGCGCGGCGTGCTCTTCTCGATGATCATGGCCACGATGATGGTCCCGATGCAGGTGACGATCGTCCCGGTCTTCATGCTGATCCGCGGGATGCATTTGTCGGACACCCTGCTCGCGCTGATCCTGCCGGCCATCCCCACGGCGTTCGGCACCTTCCTCATGCGGCAGTACTTCATGACGCTGCCGCCCGATCTCGCCGAAGCCGCGGCCATCGACGGCGCCAGCCCGTGGCGCACCTTCCGGTCGGTCTACGCGCCCCTCGCCACCCCGGGCCTGGCCATCGTCGGGATCCTCGCCTTCAACTACCACTGGAACGAGTTTTTCCGGCCGCTGATCATGACGATCAGCGAGAAGAACTTCACCCTGCCCCTCGGCCTGGTCTCGCTGCAGGGCAACAAGGGCACCGGCAGCGTCGCCGTCGTCCTCGCCGGCGTGGTGATCTCCATGATCCCGGCGCTGCTGGTCTTCGTCTTCGGCCAGCGCCCGCTCCGCGAGGGCCTGACCACCGGCAGCTTCCGGTGA
- a CDS encoding amino acid permease translates to MGQTTGKAQSSLLRKKSVQQAIRDTEGEHGLKKEMGPLQLTIFGVGVIVGTGIFVLTGTAAAEKAGPAVPLSFVVAAVVCGLAALCYAEFASAVPVAGSAYTFSYTSLGELFAWVIGWDLILEFAFGAATVAKGWSGYFTSLLADVGIDLPSSIAGEDAVFNLPAVVIVGIVAAILVLGVRESSRTNVIVVAIKLTVIMIVILVGFFYVTKSNWTPFIPDSKPGDSASGFDQAPLIQVLLGQPTSSFGVPGIFFGASLVFFAFIGFDIVATAAEETKRPQRDLPIGIFASLAICTVLYILTSLVVTGMVPYDKLTDSNTNGAPLAYAFDQVGVSWASTVISIGALAGLTSTVLILMYGQSRVFFAMARDGLLPKSFSAVHPKFKTPYRITIITAVVVAALAAFLPLQVLGEATNIGTLSAFCLVSVAVIVLRKSQPDLPRSFRVPWVPVIPILAVITSLYLMINLPVGTWIRLIVWMAIGIVIYFVYARHRSNLARGVGVDE, encoded by the coding sequence ATGGGACAGACGACCGGCAAGGCGCAGTCCTCACTGCTGCGCAAGAAGTCCGTGCAACAGGCGATCCGGGACACCGAGGGCGAGCACGGCCTCAAGAAGGAGATGGGCCCGCTCCAGCTGACCATCTTCGGGGTCGGGGTCATCGTCGGCACGGGCATCTTCGTGCTGACCGGCACCGCGGCCGCCGAGAAGGCCGGCCCGGCGGTGCCGCTGTCCTTCGTGGTGGCCGCCGTCGTGTGTGGCCTGGCCGCGCTGTGTTACGCCGAGTTCGCTTCCGCCGTGCCGGTGGCCGGCTCGGCATACACCTTCTCCTACACCTCACTCGGTGAGTTGTTCGCCTGGGTGATCGGGTGGGACCTGATCCTGGAGTTCGCGTTCGGTGCCGCGACCGTGGCGAAGGGGTGGTCGGGCTACTTCACCAGCCTGCTGGCCGACGTCGGCATCGACCTGCCGTCGTCGATCGCCGGCGAGGATGCCGTCTTCAACCTGCCCGCCGTGGTCATCGTCGGCATCGTCGCGGCGATCCTCGTGCTCGGCGTGCGGGAGAGTTCGCGGACCAACGTGATCGTCGTGGCGATCAAGCTGACCGTGATCATGATCGTGATCCTGGTTGGCTTCTTCTACGTCACCAAGTCCAACTGGACCCCGTTCATCCCCGACAGCAAGCCCGGCGACTCCGCCTCCGGCTTCGACCAGGCGCCGCTCATCCAGGTGTTGCTCGGCCAGCCGACGAGTTCCTTCGGGGTGCCCGGCATCTTCTTCGGTGCCAGCCTGGTGTTCTTCGCGTTCATCGGCTTCGACATCGTCGCGACCGCGGCCGAGGAGACCAAGCGCCCGCAGCGCGACCTGCCGATCGGCATCTTCGCGTCGCTGGCGATCTGCACCGTGCTCTACATACTGACCAGCCTCGTGGTGACCGGCATGGTGCCCTACGACAAGCTCACCGACTCCAACACCAACGGCGCGCCACTCGCCTACGCCTTCGATCAGGTGGGCGTCAGCTGGGCTTCGACGGTGATCTCGATCGGTGCACTCGCCGGCCTCACCTCGACGGTGCTGATCCTGATGTACGGCCAGTCGCGGGTGTTCTTCGCGATGGCCCGCGACGGGCTGCTGCCGAAGTCCTTCTCGGCCGTGCACCCGAAATTCAAGACGCCCTACCGCATCACGATCATCACCGCCGTGGTGGTGGCCGCGCTCGCCGCGTTCCTGCCGCTCCAGGTGCTCGGTGAGGCGACCAACATCGGCACGCTCTCGGCGTTCTGCCTGGTCTCGGTCGCGGTGATCGTGCTGCGCAAGAGCCAGCCCGACCTGCCCCGGTCGTTCCGCGTGCCGTGGGTGCCCGTTATACCGATCCTCGCGGTGATCACCAGCCTCTATCTGATGATCAACCTGCCGGTCGGCACCTGGATCCGACTGATCGTCTGGATGGCGATCGGGATCGTCATCTACTTCGTCTACGCGCGCCACCGCAGCAACCTCGCGCGCGGCGTCGGCGTCGACGAGTAG